In Mustela lutreola isolate mMusLut2 chromosome 1, mMusLut2.pri, whole genome shotgun sequence, one genomic interval encodes:
- the AP5B1 gene encoding AP-5 complex subunit beta-1 — MGPPSRETWAQRLGAFRASPSAFMAGPEGEDLGRDLLIELRSEKLSEQTKVSLLALSLEYPAQLWPDAAAAEAAATSLLDTLVLLPPRPSALRRPLLLAATTVLAAGDALGPTSGASRRLLPLLLGLASGRDLGRGFGPASEQRPLQATACECLRELESCKPGLLGDCLGLLRRLLGQEGPVQPLSLLLALALRNALVIRAKAKAGLQGLLVAGDAPTPGGPWNWALAEEGGAHPQPQAPSWPAAEDEECGLAVLEPSPEEARELRAAVAQLLDSSYLLTPVAQAQLLWLLGWALRGLRGQPPVLFKPQLVRLLGTAQLALLHAVLALKAAFGEALFTAQDEALLLRRLTLAAQHPALPLPAHLFYLHCLLSFPENCPLGPAGEEAAPLLLGPRLGRSLLPSLLHDPMALLARLHLLCLLCAEDEEEEKGQGWSPQRYLGELLAGLRQRAALDGGPRALAALCFQASYLVVRCLATQPLVLTPLTHGLAELYRARPALAPHFVDLLDRVGPELGEPLRAVLRQEVVSRAGRDEALRWHLKILAKVADGNAPSATLGFLRAAAAHCTDWGLQQALLRVCRTLMRAGVREGLADLLQALARQLDDPDGRDHARLYYILLAHLAGPKLGVALGPSLAAPALTSSLVAENQGFAAVLMVQEAPAPIRLSVGPRRAAGPGPVLQLQVEVLEPVFSLELRFRVQGQLYAPLDAVHVPCLRPGRPCSPLLLPLQPRLPAPTQLSVRALYATPAGLTCHAHLPPVPVNFEDLFLPFPQAPNDGDKQGFFEELWDSCLPKGAESRLWCPLGPQGLEALVSRHLEPFVVVAQPPTSYHVAIRLPPDSRLLLRLEAAQAGGVPVALRTDHWAVLPLAGDYLRGLSAAG, encoded by the exons ATGGGACCCCCGAGCCGGGAAACCTGGGCCCAGCGCCTGGGCGCCTTCCGGGCCAGCCCGTCCGCCTTCATGGCCGGTCCCGAGGGTGAGGATCTGGGTCGTGACCTGTTGATCGAACTGAGAAGTGAGAAGCTGAGCGAACAGACCAAG GTTTCCTTGCTGGCTCTGAGCTTGGAGTACCCAGCCCAGCTGTGGCCGGACGCTGCTGCAGCCGAGGCAGCGGCCACCTCGTTGTTGGACACCCTGGTCCTTCTGCCCCCACGGCCCTCAGCCCTGCGGCGGCCCCTGCTGCTGGCGGCCACCACAGTCCTGGCGGCCGGAGACGCGCTGGGCCCCACCTCGGGAGCCTCCCGCCGGCTCCTGCCACTACttcttggcttggcttctggccgcGATCTGGGGCGAGGCTTTGGCCCCGCCTCGGAGCAGCGCCCCCTACAGGCCACGGCCTGTGAGTGCCTACGGGAGCTGGAGAGCTGCAAGCCTGGGCTGCTGGGGGACTGCCTGGGGCTGCTGCGGCGCCTGCTGGGGCAGGAAGGCCCGGTCCAGCCGCTCAGCCTGCTGCTGGCACTCGCTCTGCGCAACGCCTTGGTGATACGGGCCAAGGCCAAGGCCGGACTGCAGGGCCTGCTCGTGGCCGGAGATGCGCCCACCCCAGGTGGTCCCTGGAACTGGGCACTAGCTGAGGAGGGGGGTGCCCACCCACAGCCTCAGGCACCCAGCTGGCCGGCAGCCGAGGACGAGGAGTGTGGCCTTGCAGTGCTGGAGCCCAGTCCTGAGGAGGCCCGGGAGCTGCGGGCTGCTGTGGCCCAGCTTCTGGACTCCTCCTACCTACTCACTCCTGTGGCTCAGGCCCAGCTTCTGTGGCTTCTGGGCTGGGCTCTGCGGGGTCTCCGGGGACAGCCGCCAGTGCTCTTCAAGCCACAGTTGGTACGGCTGCTGGGCACGGCCCAGCTGGCACTCCTGCATGCGGTGCTGGCACTCAAGGCGGCCTTTGGCGAAGCCCTGTTCACAGCCCAGGATGAGGCCTTGCTGCTCCGCAGGCTCACCTTGGCCGCCCAGCACCCCGCCCTGCCCCTACCCGCCCACCTCTTTTACCTGCACTGTCTGCTGAGCTTCCCTGAGAACTGCCCTCTAGGCCCTGCTGGGGAGGAGGCCGCCCCCCTGCTGCTGGGGCCCCGGCTGGGCCGCAGCCTCCTGCCCAGTCTCCTTCATGACCCGATGGCTCTCCTGGCCCGCCTGCACCTGCTGTGCCTGCTCTGTGCCgaagatgaagaagaggagaaaggccaGGGCTGGAGCCCCCAGCGTTACCTAGGGGAGCTGCTGGCTGGCCTGCGCCAGAGGGCAGCCTTGGATGGGGGCCCCCGGGCCTTGGCTGCTCTCTGCTTCCAGGCCTCCTACCTGGTCGTTCGCTGCCTAGCCACGCAACCTCTGGTGCTGACGCCCTTGACCCACGGGCTGGCCGAGCTATACCGAGCCCGGCCTGCGCTGGCTCCCCATTTTGTGGATCTCTTGGATAGGGTGGGCCCCGAGCTAGGGGAGCCCCTGAGAGCGGTGCTGCGGCAGGAGGTGGTGTCCAGAGCCGGCAGAGACGAGGCCCTTCGTTGGCACCTGAAGATACTGGCGAAAGTGGCCGACGGGAATGCTCCAAGTGCCACCCTAGGCTTCCTGCGAGCTGCGGCGGCCCACTGCACAGACTGGGGCCTCCAGCAGGCTCTGCTGAGGGTCTGCCGGACCTTGATGCGGGCGGGTGTCCGGGAAGGCCTGGCCGACTTGCTGCAGGCACTGGCCAGGCAGCTGGATGACCCTGATGGACGGGACCATGCCCGGCTCTACTACATCCTCCTGGCCCACCTGGCGGGGCCTAAGCTAGGGGTGGCCCTGGGCCCCTCTCTGGCCGCACCGGCACTGACCTCCTCGCTGGTGGCCGAGAACCAGGGCTTTGCCGCCGTGCTGATGGTGCAGGAGGCCCCGGCCCCGATTCGGCTAAGTGTGGGGCCCCGCAGAGCAGCGGGCCCGGGCCCGGTGCTGCAGCTCCAGGTGGAGGTGCTGGAGCCCGTGTTCTCTCTCGAGCTGCGCTTCCGCGTGCAAGGCCAGCTGTACGCGCCGCTGGACGCGGTCCACGTGCCCTGCCTGCGCCCGGGCCGCCCCTGCAGCCCTCTGCTCCTGCCGCTGCAGCCCCGGCTCCCGGCTCCCACGCAGCTGAGCGTGCGCGCCCTGTACGCCACCCCCGCCGGCCTCACGTGCCACGCCCACCTGCCACCCGTGCCCGTGAACTTCGAGGACCTTTTCCTGCCTTTCCCCCAGGCCCCCAACGACGGGGACAAGCAGGGCTTCTTTGAGGAGCTCTGGGACTCCTGCCTGCCAAAGGGCGCGGAGAGTCGCCTCTGGTGCCCTCTTGGGCCGCAGGGGCTGGAGGCCTTGGTGTCCCGCCACCTGGAGCCCTTTGTGGTGGTGGCCCAGCCCCCCACCAGTTACCATGTGGCCATCCGCCTGCCCCCAGACTCGAGGCTGCTGCTGCGACTGGAGGCGGCCCAGGCCGGCGGAGTGCCTGTGGCCCTGCGCACCGACCACTGGGCTGTGCTGCCTCTGGCCGGGGACTACCTCCGTGGGCTCTCAGCCGCTGGCTGA